Genomic DNA from Mucilaginibacter terrenus:
GCATTAATCACCGGCTTCTTTTCAGTTAAACGCTTTTGTCTTAATAATGCTTCCAGATAGTAGTAATCAGCATAAATTATTGGCACATCTATCTCGCTCTTGGCGGGTAAATGGCCGGTACTGTGCAGCAGCATAAAGCCCCTGGCACTGTCTGGCTGCGCCTGATAAGCGGTGTGCAGGCTCTTTATTATTTTATCAGCAGTAGCTTTATACTTTTTACCGTTTTTGCTGTAGGTGCTTAGCTCGTACAATGCTGACGCAGTAACCGCCGCTGCTGATGCATCTCTTGGCTGAGTTTTTATATCAGTAGCGTCATAATCCCAATAAGGAACCAGATCAGCAGGCATGTTAGGGTTGCTAAAGATGAACCTGGCAATTTGCTCTGCCTGCTGCAGGTAAGCCTTATTATGGGTTTCGCGGTAACACATTGTAAAACCATAAAGCCCCCACGCTTGCCCCCTTGCCCACGATGAACTGTCTGCAAAACCCTGGTGCGTTTGCTTGTGTAAAACCGCTCCGGTTTCAGGGTCATAGTCTACCACGTGGTAAGAGCTGTAGTTCTCTCTGAAGTGGTTCTTCATGGTAGTATTGGCATGTGTTACAGCTACGTTGTAAAAGCGTTTATCGCCGCTGAGTTTGGCTGCCTCGAACAACAATTCCAGGTTCATCATATTATCTATGATTACCGGGAACTTCCATTCCTTCCGGTTGTCCCACGACTTAAGAGAGCCTACTTTAGGATTAAACCTTGTTACAAGCGTTTTCGCCGCTTCTAATACAACATCTTTGTAGTGGGCATCATGTGTAAGCCTGTAAGCATTCCCCACGCTGTTATAAAGCTTAAAGCCCATATCGTGCGTTCCGGCATTGGCCTTCTCCGCCTCCATTAACGTGGTAAACGGAACAGCCTTTTGTTTCCAGCTTTCGGCCCCAGTGTACTCGTACAAAAACCACAAATTGCCCGGGAAAAAACCGCTACACCAATCGCGGGTAGGCACCAGTACTAGTTCTCCGTTTCTGCCCAGTGTACGTGGCGATACCAGGTTGGGCTTATCGGGATTCTTTGCTTTGTTAGTTTCTTTCAGCATTACATCTGCCTGATGCTGCGCAAAAACAAAAGCGGGCTTATAGTCTTGCTGGGCAAGGGCGTTTGTACCTGCTCCCGTTAGCAGAAGTGCTATGGCGATTTTTCTCATCATCATCAGTTTGCAACCTTAATTTTGATCACCAGCTTCTTCACTGTGTCAAAGCCATCCACCTTTATGTTAGGCCGGTGTGCATCCTGAGGGAAAAACAGGAAGAACGTTCCGGGCTCTGCTCTATAGTACTTACCCTCTGTCGTGTAGTTCGCCACATCTTTGGCTGTATCATAAGCATTGGTAACCGTTGCTTTAGCAACCTGCTCAACTCCAATCTTCTCTTTACCAGTTATCACATATTGCAGGTCGATATAGTTTTTATGCGATTCCCAGTTTGCTTTATCCAGCTCTTTTGACGGCGCTTCTGTTATGCTGGCATAGGCGTTATCTCCGTCGATAGGGTATTTGCCCGGTGCCAGGTTAGCAAGATCATGCTCTTTTATAAACTGAAAAGCTTTATCCCAGGTGGTTTGAGCGGCATGATACTGGCGGTAAAACTCCGCGGCGTTAACAGAAGCATGCGGCTTAAGCGTTGTGCCGTTGGCCCAGCTTCTTCCTTTAAGCCACTTGTTGGCCTGCCCCCGCGTCACTGTAGTTTTTGATGTATCCTGCGCTTTAACAGACAGCATTGCCGAAAGCAACAAAACACAAACAATTAATAACTTAGTGGTGTACTTAGTTATCATAATTTATAGGTTTTTACAATTGGTTTAACGGTATTTTGATGTGCTCTTACACCGTATTTAACTCCAATTATACGATGTAATGCAATAGAAAGCCCCGAAACCGACCTATATTTCTACTACAACGTTTTAGTAAACCTGCAACAGCGCGGCTACAACGTTTTCGTAGAAATAACATCCGGGTTTCTTTTTATTAAAACCTCATTGCGTTAGAATTGCCTGCTGTTATTTTGCAACTTAAATACCATTGCTTTGAAAGTATTACACAGTGTACACCCCGAAGATTTTAAAACTTACCAAACCGACAAAATCAGGGAACGCTTCCTAATAGAAGACCTGGTACAAGACAATCAGCTAAACTGTGTTTACACGCACTATGACCGCATGATAATAGGTGGGGCAAAACCCGTGAACGAGACCCTGCAACTACCTAACTATCCGAACCTGCGGGCAACCTACTTTTTGGAGCGACGCGAGATAGGCATCATTAATGTTGGTGGAGATGGTACGGTAACAGCCGACGGGCAACGCTATGAAATGAAGAAGCTGGACTGCCTGTATATAGGCAAAGGCGCAAAAGAAGTCAGCTTTAGCAGTGCTGATGCCAGCAAGCCTGCGGTTTACTACATCTTATCATGCCCTGCACATCATACATACCCAACTGAGCTGATGACGCTTGAAAAAGCAGCAAAAGTGAAGGCAGGCAGCGCGGAGACCGCCAATGACCGCACTATAAACAAATACATACATGCCGATGGCATAAAAAGCTGCCAGCTGGTGATGGGCCTTACTATTTTACATAACGGAAGTGTTTGGAACACCATGCCGGCACACGTACATGACAGGCGTATGGAAGCTTACTTTTACTTTGATGTTCCGGACGGGCAGCGGGTATTTCATTATATGGGCGAAGGGCACGAAACCAGGCATATACTGGTAAACAATTATGGCGCAGTGGCATCACCTCCATGGAGCATACACTCCGGATCTGGCACGGCGAGCTATAGTTTTATATGGGGTATGGCGGGTGAGAATACCGACTATACCGACATGGATGCTGTTAAGATAGAAGATATCCGCTGATCCCTTTGGTTTATAATAGCCTGACATTACTAAATTTTTATTACATTGGTAACTGCAAACAAAGACTCGGAGGAGCAGGGACAGTTACTATATATGAATTTTAATGCGATTACGATAAGGGACATTGCCAGGGCTTTACAGCTTTCAGTATCAACGGTATCCAAAGCCTTAAGGGATAGCTACGAAATAAGCGAAAAGACCAAAAAGCTGGTTGTTGAATATGCCGAAAAGAACAACTACCGGCCTAATCCAATAGCGCAAAGCCTTAAAAAAGGGCACAGTAAATCTATTGGAATTGTTGTTTCTACTATCGAAAATCAATTCTTTTCCCAGGTGATCAACGGTATCGAGTCGGTTGCTTACCAGGCAGGGTTTAACGTCATCTTCACTCAAACACATGAATCGTATGAGATGGAAGTTAAGAACGTAGATCAGCTGGCGCACCATTCCCTTGACGGTTTGCTCATATCGCTCTCTACAGAAACAAAGGATATTGAGCATCTCAAACTTTTGCACAAACGAGGGTTGCCAATCGTCTTTTTTGACAGAATAAGTAATGAGATAGATACGCATAAAGTTATTGCTGATAACTTTAAAGGAGGGTATGATGCAACGAAACACCTGATAGATTCCGGGTATAGCAAAATAGCGCATATAACCAGTCCGCCCAACATCTCTATTACCAAAGAGCGGCTTGCAGGATATAACCAGGCGCTTAAAGATGCGGGCCTTACTGTACCACCCGAGTATATTAAACATTGCTCGCACGGTGGCCGCGACATTGGTGAGATAGAGAACTCCTTAAACGAGCTCCTGGCGCTTAAAGAACGCCCGGATGCCATTTTCACCACGTCTGACAGGATTACCACCACCACGCTGCTTTTATTGAACAAGCTGGGCATAAAAATACCAGAGCAAATAGCGCTTGTAGGTTACACCAACACTACGCTTGCAGACGCGCTAAACCCGCCGCTGACATCTGTGTATCAGCCCGCCTTTGAGATGGGCCAGAAAGCTGCGGAAATGCTTTTAAACCTGATACTAAGCAAACGGCCGGTTACCGAGTTTGAAACCGTCACCCTTCCAACGCAGTTGTTTGTGAGAAAATCAACAGCGCCACGGGAGGTGTAAGCCCCCTTTTTCTGCCACATACCGAAAACGATTTCGTAAATAAATAAAGCGTTAACCTGTAATTAACGCCTCTGCGCCAATACTTTTGGGTGTGCATCTACTATTTCCAGTTATAAACCTGCACGCACATAACTTTACTATCGTGATCAAAAAATTGCTGTTAAGCATTGTGATAAGCTTAGGTTTAGCCTGTAACATCCGGGCGCAAACGGTGGCTTTAGATTACTATTTTAACCGTGAGGTTAAGAAAACTGCCAACGGTGCAATGCAGCGTTTCCACTACACCTGGGAGGACCAAAGCAATTCGGGTTTCTCTTTATGGGGTAAGGAGTTTGACAAACTCGGCGCAAAGCTCGATTCGATACCTGTTGCACCAACAGCAGAAAACCTGAAGAATGTAAGCGTATACATTATTGTTGACCCAGACACCAGGAAAGAAAGCGCAAGCCCTAATTACATTACCCCTACCGATGCCGACGTTATTGCTGCATGGGTAAAAAAAGGAGGCGTGCTTTTGTTAATGGCTAATGACAGCGCTAATACCGAGCTGCAGCACTTCAACATCCTGGCTGCAAAGTTTGGCATGCACTTTAACAACGATATGCAAAACCATGTTATAGATGATGCACATTTTAACGATGGCGCCATCAGCATTAAAAACAATAAGGTATTTAAAACAGCAACTAAGGTTTTCCTCAAAGACGTGTGCAGCATTGGCTTATCCGGCAATGCAAAGCCATTATTAACCGCAAAAACTGGCGCCGCCATTGCAGCAATTAGTAAGCATGGTAAAGGGTGTGTTATTGCAGTGGGTGACCCATGGCTCTATAACGAATATGTGAACGGGCGATTGCCTGCAGGTTACGAGAATGACAAGGCAATGGCAGACCTGGCCCGATATGTAATATCACTGAAAAAATAGTACCTCTTGAATGAGTTCAGTAAAAATACTTCAAATGCGTGCGGTGGGTTTTAGATTGGTTAACTGCAGCCTATCCCGCAGTGTGGGGAGATTGATTAATACGTTGATTTTAATTTTGGTTTTCGGTTGCATCGGCTGTGCGCAAAGCACGGCCGGTACCAACCGGGTTCACCTGTTCAGCATGGCCGATTTGGAAAAGACCAATCAACTTTATCGAGCCCATGATCATAATGCTGTAATACAGGTAAACAACTTGCTGAAACAAGCCGACTCGCTGTTAACGCAAGGGCCGTGGTCGGTAACTTTCGATAAGAAAAAGACAGCTCCAGGCAACAATCCGCATGATTACCTTAGCCAGGCTCCCTACTGGTGGCCTGATTCCAGCAAAGCCGACGGAAAGCCTTACATACGCAAAGACGGCCGGCGCAACCCCGAAATTTACGAACTTCACGATGCCGCGCAGATGGAGAAAATGGCATCTGCAGTCAAAAAGCTGGCGCTAGCTTATCACTTCAGCAAAAAAGCAACATATGCAAAAAAAGCAGGCCAATTGTTAAAGACCTGGTTTATTGATCCCGCAACAGCCATGAACCCTAATCTTAATTACGCGCAATATGTGCCGGGAGTAAATGAAGGCAGGGGCATCGGCATTATAGAAACAAACCGCTTGCTGCCGATTCCAGACGCGGTAACGCTGTTGCAGAACGGATTGGACGCTAATTTAGTTAATGGATTGAAGGATTGGTTTAAAGCGTACACGCAATGGCTGCTTACCAGCAAAAATGGCAAAGCCGAGCAAAAAGAACTAAACAACCACGGCACCTGGTTTGATGTACAGGTAGTGGTGTATACGCTGTTCTCTGGTGACGAGGCGACAGCCAGAAAAGAAATCACCGACCATACAATACCCCGCATAGCTAAACAATTTACCGCAGATGGCCGCCAGCCGCTTGAACTGGCCCGCACCCGCGCGTGGGACTACTCCAACATGAACTTAATGGCCTGGTACCGGCTCGCCTTTATTGCGCAGCAATTGAACATTGATCTTTATAATAAAACTGTCGATGGCAGCAAGGGCATAAAAACAGCACTGGAGTTTTTACTGCCTTATGCCGCAGGCGAACAAGCATGGCCCTACCAGGAAATAGGCGGCTACGAATACGGTAACATCAGGCGGATGGTACATACCGCACGCGTTGTTTACCCAGATCTAAAGCTCAAAGCTTTTGATAGAAAATTCCCGGAAGGCAACGACCCGTTGATGTTTCTTTTTTGACATTCCCGACCATGAAAATCCACCTACGTCTTACCATCTTACTTGTATTATGCACAACAATATCTACCGGGTGGGCTCAGCAAAAAACCCGACTTCAAAATAACTGGGAGTTTGTTAAAGGCGACCTTGGCGGCGTTTGGGAAGCCGTTCGCCCGCAAACAGCCGGCGGACCGGAAACGCTGCCGCTTTGGGAAAAGGTGACCCTTCCGCATTGCTTTAACATGCGGGATGCTGTTGACCCGGATGTAAATTATTACCAAGGGCCGGGTTGGTACCGCACGCAGCTTAGCATAAACAACCCATACCCGGGCGGAAGAACAGTTTTACACTTTGAGGGTGCGGGACAGAAGTCGGATGTTTACATCTACACTAAAAAGGTGGGCAGCCACCTGGGCGGGTACGATGAATGGACAGTAGACATCACCGACGCAATAGAAGAGTTTAAGCAAGACCCTGCTTTTCAAAAACGTTTCAAGGGCAAAATACCGCTGGAGATACGATGTGATGACTCCCGCGATCTGGAAACTATACCCTCCCAGCTATCAGATTTTAATGTTTATGGTGGCATTTACCGTCACCTTAACCTGCTTTACCTGCCTGCGGTAAGCGTAGGTGAGCTGCATGCTAAAACAAGTATGTCGGCAGATGTAAAATCAGGCTATATCAATCCTATATTCACCTTTTACCATCCTGCTGCTGGCGGAAATATTTCCGGTGAAATAGTGGTAAAAAATACAGTTGGGAAGATAGTTGCCAAACAGCCTATCGACATCAATTTAGTAAAAACTGATTCAGCGACTTACGAGTTGAGCAAGCTTACTGTTAAGAACCCACATTTATGGACCGTAACAGACCCTTACCTGTACACGGTTGAGATAACGGCAAAACATCAGGGCCAAACATTTACTCACGCCGAAAAGGTTGGTTTCAGAAGCTTCCTTTTTGCAGATAAAGGGCCATTTTACCTGAATGGTAAACGTTTGCTATTGCGGGGCACCCACCGCCATGAAGACCATGCAGGCGTAGCCGCAGCCATGACCGATAGTATGATGTTGGCCGAAATGCAAATGATAAAAGACATGGGCGCAAATTTTATCAGGTTGGGGCACTACCAGCAATCTCGCAGAATATTACAGCTTTGCGATAGCCTTGGAATTTTGGTGTGGGAAGAAATACCCTGGTGCCGCGGCGGCTTGGGTGGCGACAAGTACAAGGCCCAGGCACGGGCCATGCTCAGCAATATGATTGCGCAGCACTATAACCATCCATCTATCATTCTTTGGGGGCTTGGAAATGAAAATGACTGGGAAGGAGATTTCCAGAAGTTTGACAAGCAAAAGATCCGCACATTCATGAGCGAGCTGAACAACATTGCACATAAGCTTGATCCATCCCGCAAAACAACTATTCGCCGCTGCGATTTCTGTAAAGACATACCGGACGTATACTCACCATCAATATGGGCTGGCTGGTACAGGGGCGTTTATACCGAATACAAGAAAACATCTGAAGAGGAATTTAACAAAGTACCACACTTCTTCCATGCTGAATGGGGCGGCGATAGCCACGCGGGCAGGCATTCGGAAAACCCGGACAAAGCACTTGCTGCAATTAAAGCGGGTAGCGGTAATGACGAACGTAAGGGGGATGCATCTTTGATAGGCGGTGCTGCCAGGGTTTCTAAAGATGGGGACTGGAGTGAAAGTTATATATGCAACCTGTTTGACTGGCACCTTAAGGAACAGGAAACCATGCCTTGGCTAACGGGTTCAGCATTTTGGGTGTTTAAAGATTTTTCTACTCCCATACGGCCGGATAATCCTGTGCCTTACATGAACCAAAAAGGTGTTGTAGACCGCGATCTTGCTAAAAAAGAATCTTACTATGTTTTTCAGTCGTACTGGGCCACAAAGCCGATGGTGCATATTTATGGCCATAGCTGGCCGGTTAGGTGGGGAGATGCCAATGAGCTCAAAATGGTTAAGGTCTACTCCAATGCCGACCGCACTGAACTATTTGTAAACGGTAAAAGCTATGGCATAAAACAACGCAATTCACAGGATTTCCCGGCAGCGGGGCTTCGCTGGATGGTGCCTTATCAAGAGGGTAATAATAAACTGAGGGTTGTAGCTTATAAGGGAAAGATGATTGTTTCTGACACCGTTTCTCAACGTTATCAAACAGCCAAATGGAGTAAGGCGGCAAAGCTTGTACTCAGCAAAGCTGACGTAGTTGGAGACATTGCAACTATACAGGCCACCTTGTACGATGCTAAGGGTGTACAGTGCCTGGATGCAACAAACTGGGTGAGCTTCTCACTTGCGGGTGACGGTAAGCTGATAGACGACCTCGGCACACCAACAGGTTCACGCAAAGTACAAGTATATAACGGGCACGCGCTGATCTCCGTAAAGTTGAACAAGGGAAAGTCTGCAATAGCAGTGAGCAGCGAAGGGATACCTACCGCAACCTTAAGTTTATAAACAATGAAGCATAAGTTCTTGCTGATCATTCCAATGATGTTAGCACTTTCCGGCTTTAATCAGTCTAACGATATGGAGGATCGGATCGCGGCTACCCTACGTCCATACATCCTCAAGGAGGCAGCCTGGGCAATGGAACAACAGCCGGCTACCATAACGGCACAAGTCAGCGACAGGAGCACCGGTGGCGTACATGACTTCTATTCGGAAGGTGATTATTGGTGGCCAAACCCTGCCGATCCTAACGGCGCTTACATACAAAAAGATGGTGTAACTAATCCCGATAACTTTGTTGCGCACAGACAAGCCATGATCCGCTTCAGTAGGGTAATAGGCGCACTGGCCTCGGCTTATAAAATCACTCATGATAAAAAATACGTTCTGCAGGCTGTTAAACATCTGCGAGCCTGGTTTATAGATTCGGCAACGCTGATGAACCCGAACCTGCAATATGCACAAGCCATAAAAGGTGTTGCCACCGGAAGGGGAATAGGCATAATAGACACCATTCACCTTATGGAAGTGGTACAAGGAATTATAGCTATGCAACCATCCGGTTTAATTGATAAGCGTACAACATCTGCTATAAAAAGCTGGTTCGAAAATTATCTTTACTGGTTGGTTAACAGCAAATACGGGAAAGACGAAATGAATGCCCGCAATAATCATGGTACTTGCTGGGTAATGCAGGTTGCCTGCTTTGCACGTTTCACCGGCAATGAAGCATTAACAACGTTCTGCAGAAAGCGCTTTAAGAATGATCTATTGCCCAACCAAATGGCTGCAGATGGTAGCTTTCCGCTGGAACTTAAGCGTACAAAGCCGTATGGGTATTCAATTTTTAACCTTGATGCAATGGCCACCATTTGCAAAATTTTGAGCACCAGGCAGGATAATCTTTGGCTGTACTCTACAGCCGATGGCAAATCCATAAAGAAAGGCATAGAGTTCCTGTACCCGTTTATAAAAGACAAAAGCAGCTGGTCGTTTAATAAAGACGTTATGTACTGGGACAATTGGCCGGTTGCACAACCCTCACTGGTTTTCGGCGCAGAGGCTTATGGCAATGCTGCCTGGCTAAACACCTGGGTAAAGCTAGACCACGATCCTGAAGTGCCGGAAATTATTCGTAATTTACCGGCGCGGCACCCTTTGGTCTGGTGATCATACCACCAGCGTGCTCCAGCCTTGCTGATCGCCCTTTAACTTTGACCGCTTTTTCTCCTGCATTACTTTCTTTATGCGCATAGCATATGTCCAGCAGGTACTTTGCCTAATTTGCAGCTTCTCCGACAATTGGTGCGATGATATCGTACCATTAGTGATGTACATGAGGTAGGTGATGTAAAAGGCTTTATTTATCGGGATTCGGTTGTTCTCGAAAATGGTATTGTGAATAGCTGACTCTTCGTAACTGCACTTGGTACACCGTCGGCTGTGCGGCAGCCGGCCGCCGCAATAACTTGTGTTCTCACAGCGGGTACAAGAGTAGCCGTCCTTCCACTTTAACGATGATAAGAAACCAAAACAGGTTTCCTGGTCGGGGTACTTGGCACTAAATTCTTCAAAGTTTAGCTCGGCAGAAAGTGCTCGCGATTCGGTAACACGTTCAATGCTGGTTTTAAGTTCAACATTGTCTTTCTCCAGCAGCACATTCATTCTTGATATCTCTTCAGCCTGCAATTCCAACTGCCTGTTTACAGTCAATAGTTGTCGGTTCTGGCGCTCAATTACCTCTTTCTGCAATTGCAACTTCTCCGATTTTTCCACCACCTCCTTTGTCCGGATAGCGACCTGCAATTCAAGTTCTCGGTTAATAGAATCCTTTAGCTCGGCGTTTAGTTTCATTTGCCGCATTGCTTCGTTATCAGCTGCTTCTTTCTCCTTTTTGAATAACCGTACCTGGTCGCCAATTGCAAACGATAAAAGCACCATTTCCATCACAAAACAGCCGCTTAAGCTATAATAACTTACCGCGGATGGTAAAAAGGTAAGGAGTTTTAGAGCGGTAAGTGCTTTAATTATAAAGCCTACAAACAATATGGAGTAGGCTAAAACAAAAAACCGCGCCGGCTGAAACCCTTTTCCATAGATGTAAATACCTGCCGCAAAACATACGGATAGTGGTATTACTTCCACAAACTTGTAAACAAACAGCCCTTTAGCAAACATAAGGCAGTACAGGAAGTACACCGATCTCAGTACAATTACCCAGTTAATCAACTTGTTAAATAAAGGAGCACGGTATTTTACCTGCAAAAGTTCTTTGCTGAATACCAATGCGAAAAAGCTGATCAGGTACAGCGCCACGCCATAGCCATAATGGTTTATTACCGGCATATCCGGCCACAAGTACTGAAAAGCAATCCCGTCAGCACTCATTTCATAGAGGCCAACACTTATAACGTAGAACACATAAAACAAGTAATGCTTCCTGCGTACAGCAATGAACATCAGCAAGTTGTGGAAGCAAAAGATTAGTATCATGCCATAAAACAGCCCATAACCGAGGTACTCATTCAATGCGTACCGCACAAAATAGCCTACCGTACGATACACCATTATAATGTTCACCAGGTTATGAGACCTTACCTTAAAATAGTATACATGTTCCCCCTTAGTGGCATTTTTTAGTAAGAACTCAAAATTTTTATGGTGAAAAAGGCGGTTGCTAAAACCCATGTTCGCGCCGGACTTCACCTCTTTGTATGTACCATTTGTGTCTGGTAAATAGGCAGTTACCTCATCTGTAGTCTGATCGAAGAATTCTATTAAACGAGTATTACTTTCCAGTGCCTCGTCAAATCTGACGCGTACACGCATCCAATAGGTGGACGCATTAACATTATTGCTCGGATACAAAGATTGATTGTTCTTGAATACCAATGCTTTACCTGTCACATCGGCGAAGTTGAGCTTGCCGGTTCTGTCTTCCAGCACTGCCACGTCGTTGAACGTAAATTTGTGCTGATCTAACTGATTATCAACATCCAGCACCTTTTGAGCCTTTGCACAAACAGCTGCCACACACATCAACAGGCATAGTATAATTTTTTTCAAATTATATAAAGGTTTAATATACAATAACTTCTATATGCAAGCTCATACCGGCTAACGCAAGTGGCTGACAGTACGCTCAAACTTTACTTATAGAAACAGGTGGTTTATAACATATCAAATATAATGAAATCAGATCTAAAGACCCACCCATTAAAGGCGATTTTCATGAGCAAAAACCTCCAAAAACCACACTTTTTTCTGTAGGGATTTAAGCATTGACTATCAATACATTGGGCACTCCGCAGTTGTTCGCAGAAATCAGATCCAGACACTTCACGTCATTCCCAATTTTTCTAAAGAAATAAAAACTTATCTACATACGGCGGGTTATTTAATCAATAATTAAAAACATCGACCATGATTGAACAGGATAAACTAACCCGTCGCCAGGTAATTGGCGGCATAGGCGCAGCAGTTGCCACGGCTGCCGTAACGCCGGTTTTTGGAGCCGGTGGACCATCAGCCTTTGATAGCGGCAGCACAGCGGCACCACTGGAAGACCCAACTCAAAAATACCCTAAGCCACCGTTCCAGGAGCAGTCGCAGCCATGGCCGGGACTGGCAAGCCAGATGAACCCACGGCCAGACCACGGCGAGAAAAGCTACAAAGGTACCGGCAGGCTTAAAGGCCGCAAAGCACTTATAACCGGTGGAGACTCTGGCATGGGCCGTGCGGCAGCCATTGCTTATGCACGCGAAGGTGCCGACGTAGCTATTAATTACCACCCTTCTGAAGAGCCGGATGCAAAAGAAGTAATTGCTTTGATTAAAGCGGAAGGCCGTAAGGCAGTAGCTATACCAGGCGACCTGCGCGACGAGGCATTTTGCAAGAAGCTTGTGGACACTGCTGTTAGAGAGCTGGGCGGTTTAGATATTTTGGTGAGCAATGCAGCCCGCCAGCAAACCAAACCGTCTATACTGGATATCAGCACCGAAGATTTTGATGCTACCATGAAGACCAATATATATGCGCCATTCTGGATCATCAAAGCGGCATTACCGCATTTGCCTCCGGGCTCTGCCATTATTGGTACCACATCAGAACAGGCTTACGATCCGTCCGCAGACCTGTATGATTATGCACAGACCAAAGCAGCTACCATGAACTTTGTTAAGTCACTGGCAAAGCAGTTTGCGTCTAAAGGCATAAGAGTGAACGGTGTAGCACCTGGACCAATCTGGACACCATTACAGGTGAGCGGTGGCGCTACTATGGAAAAGCTAAAACAGTTTGGCGGTCAAACACCCTTCAAGAGACCGGGCCAGCCGGCAGAACTTGCCTCAATTTATGTGCAGCTTGCCGCTGCAGATGCAAGCTACGCTACCGGGCAGGTTTACGGCTCATCAGGCGGCGCGGGCCAACCATAAAGCCACATAAATATACAAAAAAAGCCACGGCATACATCGTGGCTTTTTTGTTATACCCGCTTGCGCATGAAGTAAAAAGTTACAGGGATACGGGTAACAAAGCCCATGTCCTCGTATACCTTTATAGCGCGTGCATTATCGTCGCGGACGTGCAGGTAGGGTGTACCACCTTCTGCTTTTATACGGATGATGTGGTGCAGCAGTAATTGCCGCGCATAACCCTTTCCCAGGTGATCCGGGTGTGTGCAAACGGCGCTTACTTCCATGTAATTTCCAGCGTGCATACGCTGGCCCGTCATGGCTACCAGCTTTTCTTCGCTGAACACGCCTTTGTAGTGTCCGAATTCTATTGTCCGTTGCGCAAACGGACCAGGATTGGTAAGTTTTGTAAGGGCAAGCATCTGGGGTATGTGCTCTGCCGTAAGATCTTTAACTGCTACCAGGTTGTTTGGCTCTGGTGTGCCTCCCGTATGGACCATTTGGTAACCCGGAATAGTTGCTATTGCTTTCCAGAAGTCCGGGATGGTCGTGGTCCCGGCAGTCATAAACAATACCGACCGTTCTGCGGGGATCACGTTGTAAAGTTCACGAAAGTTTTCTTCGGTATTTTCGCGCAACGCTACAAAGGGCGAAACGTCCGCATCAAAATACTTTACGTGGTCGTTCCC
This window encodes:
- a CDS encoding glycoside hydrolase family 2 TIM barrel-domain containing protein — translated: MKIHLRLTILLVLCTTISTGWAQQKTRLQNNWEFVKGDLGGVWEAVRPQTAGGPETLPLWEKVTLPHCFNMRDAVDPDVNYYQGPGWYRTQLSINNPYPGGRTVLHFEGAGQKSDVYIYTKKVGSHLGGYDEWTVDITDAIEEFKQDPAFQKRFKGKIPLEIRCDDSRDLETIPSQLSDFNVYGGIYRHLNLLYLPAVSVGELHAKTSMSADVKSGYINPIFTFYHPAAGGNISGEIVVKNTVGKIVAKQPIDINLVKTDSATYELSKLTVKNPHLWTVTDPYLYTVEITAKHQGQTFTHAEKVGFRSFLFADKGPFYLNGKRLLLRGTHRHEDHAGVAAAMTDSMMLAEMQMIKDMGANFIRLGHYQQSRRILQLCDSLGILVWEEIPWCRGGLGGDKYKAQARAMLSNMIAQHYNHPSIILWGLGNENDWEGDFQKFDKQKIRTFMSELNNIAHKLDPSRKTTIRRCDFCKDIPDVYSPSIWAGWYRGVYTEYKKTSEEEFNKVPHFFHAEWGGDSHAGRHSENPDKALAAIKAGSGNDERKGDASLIGGAARVSKDGDWSESYICNLFDWHLKEQETMPWLTGSAFWVFKDFSTPIRPDNPVPYMNQKGVVDRDLAKKESYYVFQSYWATKPMVHIYGHSWPVRWGDANELKMVKVYSNADRTELFVNGKSYGIKQRNSQDFPAAGLRWMVPYQEGNNKLRVVAYKGKMIVSDTVSQRYQTAKWSKAAKLVLSKADVVGDIATIQATLYDAKGVQCLDATNWVSFSLAGDGKLIDDLGTPTGSRKVQVYNGHALISVKLNKGKSAIAVSSEGIPTATLSL
- a CDS encoding alginate lyase family protein, which codes for MKHKFLLIIPMMLALSGFNQSNDMEDRIAATLRPYILKEAAWAMEQQPATITAQVSDRSTGGVHDFYSEGDYWWPNPADPNGAYIQKDGVTNPDNFVAHRQAMIRFSRVIGALASAYKITHDKKYVLQAVKHLRAWFIDSATLMNPNLQYAQAIKGVATGRGIGIIDTIHLMEVVQGIIAMQPSGLIDKRTTSAIKSWFENYLYWLVNSKYGKDEMNARNNHGTCWVMQVACFARFTGNEALTTFCRKRFKNDLLPNQMAADGSFPLELKRTKPYGYSIFNLDAMATICKILSTRQDNLWLYSTADGKSIKKGIEFLYPFIKDKSSWSFNKDVMYWDNWPVAQPSLVFGAEAYGNAAWLNTWVKLDHDPEVPEIIRNLPARHPLVW
- a CDS encoding 7TM diverse intracellular signaling domain-containing protein codes for the protein MKKIILCLLMCVAAVCAKAQKVLDVDNQLDQHKFTFNDVAVLEDRTGKLNFADVTGKALVFKNNQSLYPSNNVNASTYWMRVRVRFDEALESNTRLIEFFDQTTDEVTAYLPDTNGTYKEVKSGANMGFSNRLFHHKNFEFLLKNATKGEHVYYFKVRSHNLVNIIMVYRTVGYFVRYALNEYLGYGLFYGMILIFCFHNLLMFIAVRRKHYLFYVFYVISVGLYEMSADGIAFQYLWPDMPVINHYGYGVALYLISFFALVFSKELLQVKYRAPLFNKLINWVIVLRSVYFLYCLMFAKGLFVYKFVEVIPLSVCFAAGIYIYGKGFQPARFFVLAYSILFVGFIIKALTALKLLTFLPSAVSYYSLSGCFVMEMVLLSFAIGDQVRLFKKEKEAADNEAMRQMKLNAELKDSINRELELQVAIRTKEVVEKSEKLQLQKEVIERQNRQLLTVNRQLELQAEEISRMNVLLEKDNVELKTSIERVTESRALSAELNFEEFSAKYPDQETCFGFLSSLKWKDGYSCTRCENTSYCGGRLPHSRRCTKCSYEESAIHNTIFENNRIPINKAFYITYLMYITNGTISSHQLSEKLQIRQSTCWTYAMRIKKVMQEKKRSKLKGDQQGWSTLVV